A genomic stretch from Helianthus annuus cultivar XRQ/B chromosome 1, HanXRQr2.0-SUNRISE, whole genome shotgun sequence includes:
- the LOC110936278 gene encoding serine carboxypeptidase-like 45 gives MSFESWILFTYVTILMHTCCFNCKNSDEIVNLPDQPPVNFKQFAGYISIDDDAQQRFMFYYFVEAESDPSSKPLVLWFNGGPGCSSVGAGAFVEHGPFKPKGDVLVKNNCSWNKEANMLYLETPAGVGFSYSLDKSYYTSANDVHTAGDNLVFLEKWFEKYREYKDRDFYIMGESYGGHYVPQLATLIVHSKAKINLKGIALGNPLLEFNTDFNSRGEYLWSHGLISDDTYDMFKNVCNYSTIRRQDNFNAVTPRCAVVANQASKEISDYIDTYDVTLDICLSNIFSQSQVLDRNPDPEAKVDVCVEDETTKYFNRKDVQTALNARLVGVKEWSVCSSVLTYDMANMEEPMTPVLAFLLKSGIRVFVYSGDQDSVLPLTGTRLVVNGLAKKLGLSTTLPYRAWFSDNNQVGGWTQVYGDVLHFATVRGAAHEAPYTQPERSFVLFKAFLAGKPLPHIEENNQNMRIVMPNI, from the exons ATGTCATTtgagtcatggatcctatttacATACGTAACAATATTAATGCATACATGTTGTTTCAATTGCAAAAATTCTGATGAGATAGTTAATTTACCCGACCAACCACCGGTGAATTTCAAGCAATTCGCGGGTTATATCTCCATTGATGACGACGCCCAACAAagatttatgttttattattttgtgGAAGCCGAATCCGACCCATCATCTAAACCCCTTGTGCTTTGGTTCAACGGAG GGCCTGGTTGTTCATCTGTTGGAGCAGGGGCTTTTGTTGAGCATGGGCCTTTTAAACCAAAGGGTGAtgttttggtgaaaaataatTGTAGTTGGAATAAAG AGGCAAATATGTTGTACTTGGAAACACCAGCCGGAGTGGGATTCTCATATTCTCTTGATAAATCTTACTACACATCGGCGAATGATGTCCATACAG CTGGAGACAATCTTGTGTTCCTTGAGAAATGGTTTGAGAAATATCGCGAGTACAAGGATAGAGACTTTTATATCATGGGTGAAAGTTATGGAG GACACTATGTTCCTCAACTAGCAACTCTCATAGTTCACTCAAAAGCCAAAATCAATCTAAAGGGAATCGCT ctAGGCAATCCACTATTGGAGTTTAATACTGATTTTAATTCAAGGGGGGAATATCTATGGTCTCATGGTTTAATATCCGATGATACTTATGACATGTTTAAGAACGTATGCAACTACTCGACGATTAGAAGACAAGACAATTTCAATGCTGTTACCCCTAGGTGTGCTGTTGTTGCAAATCAAGCTTCAAAAGAGATTAGTGATTATATTGACACGTATGACGTCACTCTCGACATATGTTTGTCAAATATTTTCTCACAATCACAGGTTCTTGATCGAAAT CCAGATCCAGAGGCAAAAGTAGATGTCTGTGTGGAGGATGAAACAACTAAATACTTTAACCGAAAGGATGTTCAAACCGCTTTAAATGCTCGCCTTGTGGGTGTCAAAGAATGGTCCGTGTGTAGTAG TGTTTTAACATATGACATGGCGAATATGGAAGAACCAATGACTCCTGTATTGGCCTTTCTTCTCAAGTCTGGCATTCGCGTTTTTGTTTACAG CGGCGATCAAGATTCAGTCCTCCCTTTAACCGGTACACGGCTGGTGGTCAATGGCTTGGCTAAGAAATTAGGATTGTCCACAACTCTACCATACAGGGCCTGGTTCAGTGACAACAACCAG GTTGGTGGATGGACGCAAGTGTATGGGGATGTTTTACATTTTGCAACCGTTAGAGGGGCAGCACACGAAGCCCCATATACGCAACCTGAACGATCATTTGTTCTTTTCAAAGCTTTTTTGGCAGGAAAACCGTTGCCACATATTGAAGAAAATAATCAAAACATGAGAATCGTGATGCCTAATATTTAG